Genomic segment of Xanthomonas sp. DAR 35659:
CTTCGCGAGTCGCTTCGCGCCGGACCCTCACCCCAACCCCTCTCCCGGCGGGAGAGGGGTTCCCGCTTCACCGCAAGCGCCACCGGCGAATGTGACGATCGGCGATGCCGCGCTGCCAGCCCGACGACGAAAGAGTTGACCGCACCGGGAATAGAACGCGACGCCATGCGTCTCACTGCCAATCGCCGCCGCCACTGGAGTCCCCCATGTCCCTCCCCGATCCCACTTCGCCACCGCCGCGCCCACGCCCCTTGTGGCCGCTGGCGACCATCGCCGCGATCGCCGCCACGCTCGCCGCCGCCTTCGCCTGGAGCGCCGGCTGGCTCGGCGGCCCGCAGCGGCTGACCGCGCAGCGCATGACCGACGCCATCGAGGCCGGCGGCCCGCCGCATCCGGGCTTCCGCCGCGCGCACAGCAAGGGCATGTGCGTGAGCGGGCATTTCGAAGGCAACGGGCAGGCGCGCGCACTGTCCTCGGCACGGGTGTTCACCCAGACCGCGGCGCCGGTGCTGGGCCGCATGTCGATCGGCGGCGGCGATCCGCACGGCGCCGATGCCAGCGCGCGGGTGCGCAGCATGGCGCTGCTGCTGCGCAGCGACGACGGCCAGCAGTGGCGCACGGCGATGAACAGCTTCCCGTTCTTCGTGGTGGCCACCCCGGACGGCTTCATGGCGCAGACCCTGACCGCGCAACCGGACCCGGCCACCGGCAAGCCGGACCCGGCAAAGATGGCCGCCTTCCTGCAGCGCTATCCGGAAGCCAAGAAGTTCCAGCAGTGGGCCAAGACCGCGCCGTGGTCGGACAGTTGGGCCAATACCCAGTACAACGGGGTCAACGCGTTCCGCTTCATCGCCGCCGACGGCAGCAGCCGGTTCGTGCGCTGGTCGATGCGCCCGCAGACGCCGTTCAAGGAACTGTCGGCGGCGCAGCGCGTGCAGGCCGATGCCGATTTCCTCGGCGAGGATCTGCAGGCGCGACTGGCGCGCGGGCCGCTGCGCTGGGACCTGGTACTGACCGTCGCCGCGCCCGGCGATCCGGTGAACGATCCGTCGCAGCCGTGGCCGCAGGACCGGCAGCAGGTGGTCGCCGGCACCCTGGTGATCGATCATGCCGAACCGCAGGCCAGCGGCCCGTGCCGCGACCTCAACTACGATCCGCTGATCCTGCCGCGCGGCATCGCCGGCTCCGACGATCCGATCCTGGCAGCCCGCTCGGCGGTGTATTCGCAGTCCTTCAACCGCCGCGAGCGCGAGATCGGCCGCGGCCAGGCGCCCGAGGCCACCGGCCAGGCGCGGGGAGGTGCGCAATGAGCCGCGCCAACGCCTCCGGGCATTTCAACCTGACCGCGCGCGTGCTGCATTGGCTGATGGCGGCGATGATCCTGACCATGCTGTTCGTCGGCGTGGGCATGGTCGCCTCGGTGTCGCAACGGCCGTGGCTGCTGGACCTGCATCGTCCGCTCGGCATCGCGATCGGGCTGCTGGCGATCGTGCGCCTGGGCAACCGCCTGCGCCACCGGCCGCCACCGTTGCCGGCCGACCTGCCGTGGTGGCAGAAGAGCGCGGCGCTGGCGTCGCATTGGCTGCTGTACGCGTTGATGCTGGCGATGCCGTTGCTTGGCTGGTCGCTGCTGTCGGCCGGCGGCTATCCGATCGTGCTGTGGCCGGGCGTGCAGTTGCCGCCGATCGCGCCGCACAGCCCGGCGCTGTATGCGTGGCTGCGCAGTGCGCACGGGTGGCTGGCCTATCTGTTGTTCGCCACCGTGCTGGGGCATCTGTGCGCGGCCCTGTTCCATGCCTGGGTGCGCCGCGATGGGGTGTTTTCGAGCATGGCGCGCGGGGGTCGGGTGGCAGAGCGGCCGCGTGAGGAGACTTGAGGGAAGTTTGCGCTGTTCCAGGCCATGCGTGATGTTTGGCGATCGGTCTCGATGGGCGTTGTCGGGGGTGCCTGTCGCGATTGAAGTCGCTCCCACAAGTGGCGCCGCGGGGCGCTGATAGGGCTTGTGATGGCTGGCTCTGGCGCGGATGAATGTTCCGACCGGGGCTGGCGTTCTGTCGCGGCTGAAGTCGCTCCTACAAAAGCACTCCGGCCGGCACGCCACCCGCCTTTGTAGGAGCGGCTTCAGCCGCGACGGATCGCCCGGCCGCGCGCGTGCGGCGCGAGCGGATTCAGCGCGGGCGTGCCGCCGGCGTGGCCGTCTCGTCGGCGATGCCGCGGCCGGTGGCGGCCCAGTAGATGCCGCCGTACAGGTGCTCCAGGTAGCGCGCATCGTTGTAGGCCTCGGCCTGGTGGCCGAGCGCGGTGGCGAACACGCGACCGCCGTCGAAGCGGTGGTACCAGGCCACCGGATGCGGCGTGCCCATGCCCTTGGCGACCTGCCCGGGCCAGATCAGCGTCGGGTCGTAGCTGGTCTCGTCCACGGTCAGCAGGGTGACCAGGTCGTCGCTGTACGGCGGGTCGTATTCGTACCACTCGTCGGACCACAGCCAGCGCTGCGGCAGACCGGCGGTGGCCGGGAAGTTGCGGTCGACCACGTCCACCATCGCGGTCTGCAGGTAGGGATGGGTGCGGAACGAACGGCCGATCATGCGGTCGTACCAGTCCCATTGCCCGCGCGCGATGGCGAACGCCTTGTGCACCGCGACCACGCCACCGCCGCCACGCACGTACTTCTGGAAGTTGGCGCGCTGCGCCGGATTCAGGTCGGTGGCGGGCGTATTGAGCAGCACGATGGCCGCGTACTGCGACAGGTCGCCCTCGAAGGCCTCGGCGTTCCAGGCCCACACCAGCTCGAAGTAGTGCTGCCGCGCCATCGCCTCGAACCGCGGCTTGGCCACCGGGATGTAGTCGTGGTGGTAGGTGTTGGGAATCGCCGCGACAAGCACCTTGAACTGCCCGTCCGCCGCCCGCGCGACCGCCGCCGGCCACAGCCACGCCAGCCACAGCGACCATCCCAGGCACAGCACGCGCAGCCAGGTCATCCCGCACTCTCCATCGACAGAAGCCACCGAGCATAGCCAGTGGCGGCTGCGCCACCGCACGGCCACGCACAATTTCATAGGCGCCTGCCGAACCGGCATACCGGCGCAGGCCCGGCAAGGCCATGCCGGCATGGCCTTGCAGAGCCCGCGCCGCTACACTTGCAGGCGTGGGCTTCCCCTGATGTCACGGCCACGAAGCCCGTTCCGAGACCCCGTCCTTCGTCGGCCCGCCGTAGCGGCGGCCGGCTGCATCGACAGCGCCAGCCAGGTGCCGATGCCCCGCAGTACAGGCCGCGCCTGGGTGCGGCGGCCCGCTCCAAGCCAGCCTCCCAACCCGACCATCGCGCGGCGCCGCATGCGGCGCCGGCGACGGCCATGCCTGCTTGCCTGGAGTCCCTGCAATGACCCGTGTCCTCCCCCGCCTTCCACGCCGCTCGGCCCTGGCCGCGGCCTGCCTGATCGCCGCGCTGCCCGCGCTCGCCGCCGAAGCGGCGGCCGACAGCGCCGCCGACAGCGACGTCACCACCCTGGACAAGATCAGCGTCAAGGGCGAGCGCGCCGAAGGCTACAGCGTGCGCAAGACCACCGCCGGCACACGCTTCGAACTGGCACCGCGCGAGATCCCGCAATCGGTGAGCATCATCAGCCACCAGCGCATCGAGGATCAGGGCCTGGACGACATCATCGACGTGCTGGCCAACACCACCGGCGTGAGCAGCACCCAGTCCGACAGCGAGCGCACCGAGTTCTATGCCCGCGGCTTCTACATCGACAACTATCAGTTCGATGGCATTCCCACCACGATGGTGCAGAACTGGAGCTATGGCGACTCCGGGCTGGACCTGGCGCTGTACGACCGGGTGGAAGTGGTGCGCGGCGCCACCGGGCTGATGACCGGCGCGGGCAATCCGTCGGCCTCGGTGAACCTGGTGCGCAAGCACGCCGACAGCGCCGAGCTGACCGGCAGCGTGTCGGTCAATGTCGGCAGTTGGGGCCGCACCCGCAGCACGGTGGACGTGACCACGCCGCTCAATGCCAGCGGCTCGGTGCGCGCGCGGGTGATCGGCAGCTATCTGGACACCGACGCGGAGATGGACCGCTACCAGCAGCGCAAGACGCTGGGGTATGCGGTGATCGATGCCGACCTGAGCCCCGATACCCAGCTGAGCGTGGGCTACGACTACCAGCACAAGAAGGCCACGGGCGTGACTTGGGGCGGCTTCCCGATGTGGTTCTCCGACGGCAGCCCGACCGACTACCCGACCTCGTTCAATCCGTCGCCGGATTGGACCTACTGGGACACTACCAGCAAGCGCGCCTTCGCGACCCTGCAGCACCGCTTCGGCAACGGCTGGCAGGTCAACGTCGGCGCCACCCACGACCGCACCGACGCCGACGACAAGCTGTTCTATCCCTTCTTCGGCGCCGGCTTCGACAAGGCCGGCGGCGGCGGCATCGTGCCGATGGCCGGCTACTACAACACCGAGCGCAAGGTCGATGGCGTCGATGGCTATGTCGACGGCCCGTTCCAGCTGTTCGGGCGCGAACACCAGTTCATGGCCGGCGCGAGCTACAACCGTCGCGAATTCGCCAACCATGGCGACTTCCAGACCGGGTGGGCGCCGCTGGACAACTACCTGGCCTGGAACGGCAGCTTCCCCCAGCCGAACTGGCTGGACACGCTGCCGCTGCAGAGCCGCGGCAGCATCACCCAGAAGGCCGGCTACGCCGCCACTCGCCTGTCGCTGGCCGAACCGCTGAAGCTGATCCTGGGCGCGCGCTACACCGACTGGCGCAGCGCAGGCGAAGGCGCCGATCGCTCGCATGAGGTCACCACGCCCTACGCCGGCCTGGTCTACGCGATCGACGCCGACTGGTCGGCCTATGCCAGCTACACCGAGATCTTCCAGCCGCAGACCGCGCGCGACCGCAACGATCGCTATCTCGATCCGGTCGAGGGTAAGAGCTACGAGGTGGGCATCAAGCGCGCCTGGTTCGACGATCGGCTGAACGCGGCGCTGTCGGTGTTCCGCATCGAGCAGGACAACGTGGCGCAGTTGACCAACGAACCCATCCCCGGCCGTCCGGGCGAGTTCGCCTCCGTCGCCGCGCGCGGCACGGTCAGCCGCGGCGTGGAGTTCGAGCTCAACGGCGAACTGGCGCCGGGCTGGAACGGCAGCCTCGGCGCGTCGCGCTACGTCGCCAAGGACGCCAGCGGCGCGGACATCAACACGCAACTGCCGCAGACCACGCTCAAGCTCTACACCAGCTACACCCCGCGCACGCTTAGCGAATTGACCTTCGGCGGCGGCGTCAACTGGCAGAACCGCATCTATTACGTCGATGCGACCTACGGCCGCTTCGAACAGGAGGCCTATGCGCTGGTCAGCGCGTTCGCGCGCTACCGGCTGGCGGACAACGTGACGGTGCAGGCCAACCTCAACAACCTGCTGGACAAGAAGTACTACACGCAGATCTACGGCTACGGCGCGTGGGGCGAAACCCGCGGCGGATCGCTGACGTTCACCTGGTCGTTCTGATCGGCTTGCCGGCCCGTCGCCACGCGGCGATGGGCCTGCACGCCATCGCCGCTGCCGCTGGCCGACGCCGGCGGCAGTCCGGTTCGCGGCGGTACGGCGTGCGGTGCGCGAACGCCTGTTAGGGCACATCCAATAGTGTCCCTGTAGGAGCGGCTTTAGCCGCGACGGGCGTTACCGGGAACGCCTCGTCGCGGCTAAAGCCGCTCCTACAGGACAAACTGCGTCTGACTTGCATTGTGGCGAAAGCAAGGTCTTAGAGATGCCCTATAGCCAACCCTTCTGCCGCGCCAGCCGCGCCGCCTCGATGCGGTTGCCGACGCCAAGCTTGCCGATCGCCTCGGACAGATAGTTGCGCACGGTGCCGTGCGAGAGCCCCAACTGCGCGGCGATGTCGCCGGCCGAGGCGCCCTCGCCGGCCAGGCGCAGCACCTGGCGCTCGCGGTCGTTGAGCGGATCGGCCTCGGACCAGGCCTCCAGCGCCAGCTCCGGATCGATCGCGCGGCCACCGCGATGCACCTGGCGAATCGCATCGACCAGGCGCTCCGGCGGCGCATCCTTCAACAGATAGCCGCCAACGCCGGCGTCCAGCGCGCGGCGCAGGAAGCCGGGGCGGGCGAAGGTGGTGACGATGACCACGCGGATCGGCAGCTGCTGGCGCTGCACGCGCTGCGCCAGTTCCAGGCCGCTGAGCCCGGGCATCTCGATGTCGGTGACCAGCAGGTCCGGCCGGTGCGCCTGCAGCGCGCGCCACGCGGCCTCACCGTCGGCGGCGCTGGCGACCACGGCGAGGTCCGCTTCCAGGCCCAGCAGCGCGCCCAGCGCGCCGCGTACCATCGCCTGGTCTTCCGCCAGCACTAATCGAATCACGCGACCCCCGATCCTTGTCGGCGCATTGTAGGGCGGCCTGCGCGGTGTCGCTCAACGCAGCGCGGCATCCTCGCAGTCGTGCGGCGGCGGCGTGGGGTCGGCCGCCTGCGCCGGGGTGCGCGGCAACGGCGCCGACGCCAGCAGGCGGGTGCCGCGGCCGCGTTCGGCGTCGATCCGCAGCGACCCGCCCACCGCCTCCAGCCGCTCGCGCATGCCGACCAGGCCGGTGCCCGGCTGCATCGCGCCGCCGCGGCCGTCGTCGCGGATCTCCAGCCAGGCCTGGCCACGCTCGCACCATAGCCGCAACTGCGCATTGCGCGCGGCGGCGTGGCGCTGGATGTTGGTGGCGGCCTCGCGCAGCACCATCGCGAACACCGTCTCCAGCTGCGCGCACTGCGGCAAGGCGTCGACCTGGTAGCGGAACGCGACGCCCGACGATTCCAGCAGCAACTTGGCCGAAGCCATCTCCGCCGCCAACTGCGCCGCGCGAATGCCGCTGACCGCGCGCCGCACCTGTCCCAGGGCGTCGCGCGCGACCCGGCTGACGTCCTCCATCTCCTGCCGCGCCGCCGCCGGGTCGCGTGCCAGCAGGCGCGCGGCCAGGTCCGATTTCAGCGCCACCAGCGACAGGGTGTGCCCGAGCAGATCGTGCAGGTCGCGGCCGATGCGTTCGCGTTCGGCGACCGCGGCCAGCCGCCGCACTTCCTCGTGGCTCAGGCGCAGCTGCGCATCGGCCCGCGCGCGGCGCTCGAAGCTGATGTTCATCAGGCCCACCGCCAATCCGACCAGCACCGCGCTGGCCATGTACAGGGGCGACCAGCCCCGCGACCACCAGGCCCCCGCGAACAGCGCCAGCAACAGCAGCATCGCCAGCAGCGCGCGCGGCGCGGTGAAGCAGAACGGCAGGAACGCGCAGGCGAAGATGATGTAGCACTGCGCGCCGGGGTTGTACGGCAGCAGCACGAAGGCCAGCGCGGCCATGCCGGCCACGCACCAGCGCAGGTAACGGCGATGGCGGTAGTAGGCGCAGTAGTACAACGCCAGGAACACGGCGTAGCTGGTCATGGTCGGCCAGAACCAGCGGGTGAAGTAGTGCGGTTCGTACAACGGGGTCACGAACAGCCAGATCGACCAGATCAACGACAGCCACACGAACCAATGCGCGCTGCGCGTGGCCGCGGTCGACGTCAGGCGCCGGGCGATCAGCGATTCGGGCGAGGCGTGCAGCAAGGCGATCACGGCAGGCTCCAGGGGCGGCGTGGCCGCGCTGCGTAGCATAGCGAGTGAGCGCGGCGGCGGCGCGGCGGGGCGAGTGCGTACGCCTCCGACCACGCCCGGACGTGCTGGCAGGAACCGCCCATCAGCCTTGGCGCAGGCGCCGATGCGCCAGTGCGTAGAACACCACGGTGACCGCCAGCAACGCCGCGAGATGGCCGACGTTGCTGCCGCCGCCATCCTGGCCAACCACGCGCAACGCCAGCTGGCCGAGGTGATACGACGGCCACAGCGGCGCCAGCGTCCCCAGCAGCGGCGGCAGCAGTTGCAACGGGATCCACAGCCCGGACAGGAATGCCATCGGCAGATAGACCAGATTGACCAGCGCCGGCGCGCCGCTCCCGCCGACACGGCTGCCGATGTACAGCCCGATCGCGCAGAACGGCAGCGTGCCCAGCACGTCCACCAGCAGCAGCAAGGCGCGCTGCGGCAGCGCCAGCCGCACCCCGCCGAACAGGCCGCCAAACAATTGCAGCAGCGCCCCGATCGCCAGCGCGAACAGCATCGCCAGCGCGGTACGCGCCAGCAGCAGCGCGGCGGGCGGCACCGGCAACGCGCGCTTGAGGGTCAGCAGGCCACGGTCGCGGTCCAGCGCCAGGCCCACGCCGAACCCGAACAGCGCCGGCGCCATCACCCCGAACACGCCGTAGCTGGCCATCAGGTACACCGCGGCGGCCGCGTTGCCGTGGTTGAGCACCACGCCAAACAGCAGGTAGAACATCGGCGGGAACAGCAGCGTCGGCAGCACGAACGAGGGCGTGCGCAGCCAGCGCAGCAGTTCGTAACGGATTTCGCGCAAAAGCAGTGCGGCATGGTCGCGCAGGAGCAGCGCGGTGGGATCGCGTAGGGGCAGTGCATGATCGTCGGGGAGCGGCGCTGCGTTGTCGCGCGCGATGGAGGCGGCGCGCACGCGCTGCACGGCATCGTCGTGCAGCGCGACCGGCGCGGGATGGCGGGGGTCCGGCGTGTTCATGCGGCCTCCTTGCGGGTGATGGCGAGGAACGCCTCGGCCAGGCCGGCGCGGCGCACTTCCAGTTCGTCCAGCGCCGGGTCGGCGGCGAGCAGCCGCGCCACCACCGGTTCCGCCGGCTCGGCGACGATCTCCAATATGCCGTCGCGCGCCTGCGCGCTGCGCACCTGCGGCCAGGTCGCCACCTGCGCAGCATCCACTGCGCTGCGGCAGCGGATGCTGCGTTGCTCGAAGCGCGCGCGCAGCTGCGCCACGCTGCCTTCGGCGATCAGGCTGCCACGCTGCAGCACCGCGACCCGGTCCGCCAACGCTTCGGCCTCTTCCAGGTAATGCGTGGTCAGCAACACCGCGCAGCCGTCGCCGACCAGTTCCTGGATCGCCCGCCACACCCCTTGCCGCGCCTCGATGTCCAGGCCGGTGCTGGGTTCGTCCAGGAACAGCACCCGCGGCCGGCCGCAGATCGCCAGCGCGAATTGCACGCGCCGCTGCTGGCCGCCGGACAGGCTGCCGTAGCGGCGCGACAACAGGCCTTCCAGCCCCGCCAGCGCCACGCAATCGACGACGCTGCGCGGGCGCCGGTAGTATCCGCGCACCTGCTGCAGCAACTCGCCAGCGCGCAGCGCGTCCGGCAGGCCCGCCGACTGCAGCATCACCCCGGCCTGGCGCCGTGCGTCGAGCGTGCGCGGATCCCGGCCGCACAGGCGCACATCGCCGGCGTCGGCAGCCTGCAAGCCGAGCAGCAACGCCACCGCGGTGCTCTTGCCTGCGCCGTTGGCGCCGAGCAAGGCCAGCAGTTGGCCGCGCTGCAATTGCAGATCGACGCCCTCGAGCGCGACCACCGCGCCGTAGCGTTTGTGCACGGCGCGCAGTTGCGCCAGCGGGAGGGTGTCGGAAGCGGCGTGCATCGATGTGGCCCGGTCGTGGCAGGAGCGCTCATGCTGGGCCAAGCCGCCGCCGGCGCCCAGTGCGGCGCGTCAGCCGCCGTGGGTGACAGCTGTCACTGGCGGCGGCGGCGCGATTGCCGCATGCTGCGGCCCACGCCATGGGGAATGGCGCCGCAGCTGCCGCAGCCCGCGCAGAAAGTGACTTCCGGCAACTGGAATGCGCGCTTCGCCGGCCCACACTGCGCCCACCGATGCATCCAGGGACACGATGAGTACTTCCGCCGATCTGCTCAAGGAACTTCGTATCGACCGCAAGGCGCCGCCGAGCGCACCACCGTCGCGGCGCGGGCTGTGGATCGCCGTGGCCCTGGTCGTGCTGCTGGCGCTCGGCCTGGGCGGCTGGCTGCTGTTCGGCCGCGGCAAGGCCATCGAGGTGACCACCGCGCCGGTGGTGGCGATCGCCGCCGGCGGCAGCAGCGCCTCGGTGCTGGACGCCAGCGGCTACGTGGTGGCGCGGCGCATGGCCACCGTCTCGGCCAAGATCACCGGCAAGGTGCGCGAGGTGCTGATCGAGGAAGGCATGCGCGTGGAACAGGGCCAGGTGATGGCGACGCTGGACCCGATCGACGCCGACGCGCAGCGCCTGCTGTCGGCCTCGCAACTGGACGCGGCGCGCAGCCAGGTCGCGAACATGCAGGCGCAGCTGCGCCAGGCCGAGGCCGATGCGCAACGGTTGCAGACCCTGGCCGGCCAGCAGTTGGTGTCGCGCTCGCAGTACGAGCAGGCGGTGTCGCAGCGCGACGCCCTGCGCGCGCAGTTGCAGAGCGCGCAGCGCAACGTGGTGGTGGCCGGCAACCAGTTGTCGATCTCCGACCTCAACGTGGACAACACCATCGTGCGCGCGCCGTTCTCCGGCGTGGTCACCGCGAAGGCGGCGCAGCCGGGCGAGATCGTCTCGCCGCTGTCGGCCGGCGGCGGCTTCACCCGCACCGGCATCGGCACGGTGGTGGACATGGAGTCGCTGGAGATCGAGGTGGAAGTGGGCGAAGCCTTCATCGGCCGGGTCAAGCCGGGCATGCCGGTGGAAGCCACGCTCAACGCCTATCCGGAGTGGAAGATCCCGGCCGAGGTGATCGCGATCATTCCTTCGGCCGACCGCGGCAAGGCGACGGTGAAGGTGCGCGTGGCGTTGAAGCAGAAGGACGCGCGGATCGTGCCGGAGATGGGCGTGCGCGTGAGCTTCCTGGAGGCGCCGCAAGCGCAGGCGCAGGACAAGCTGCAGGGCGTGCGTGCGCCGGGCGCGGCGATCGTCAAGCGTGGCGGCCAAGACGTGGCGTTCGCGCTGAAGGAGGACAACACGGTCGAGCAGCGCGCATTGAAGACCGGCATCGCCCTGGGCGACGACCGCCAGGTGCTGTCGGGCCTGGCGGCCGGCGACACGGTGGTGCTGGATCCGCCGGAGGGCTTGCGCGATGGCGTCAAGGTGAAGATGGCGGAGGCGACCGAGCAATAGCGGTGGGCGCAAGCGTGTGAGATAGCGCGCGCTGGCGCGAACCATAGCAGGGAGCAGGCTTGTGCTCTGGCTTGTGCTTCTGCCCCTGCTTTGGCTGTTGCTCTGCTTTTTGCTTTTGACTTACCGGGTTCCCTTCCGCAGCGGCGGATGGACCGGGGAAACACCCGAAGGGCGGCGCACATGGATGTGCGCCGTCCGCGGCAGGGGCAGGATGCCCCTTCCGCGGATCCCCGGTGCATCCGCGGACCCGTAGCGCGCAGCGCGGAGGGCGCGAGGCAGGGCGTGCTTTCTTTTGGTTACTTTTCTTTGCACGAGCAAAGAAAAGTGACCCGCCGCCAGGCGGAAGCTCTGGCTTTCGGGTGTCGCTTTGGTTTTGTTTTTGTAGGAGCGGCTTTAGCCGCGACGGACACTTCCTGGAGGAATGTCTCGGTCGCGGCTAAAGCCGCTCCTACAGGGGATCGGTTCTCACGCAACAGCAAGTGCAAGAGCAACAGCAGCAACAGCAGCAACAGCAACAGCAACAGCAACAGCAAAGCAGCATCCGCGTACCGCTTCCGCCCTCGCATCCACCACCCGTCCATTGCCAGGAACACCACCATGTCCACCCTCGTCACACTGCGCAACGTCACCAAGACCTACCAGCGCGGACCCGAGAAAGTACAAGTCCTGCACGGCATCGACCTGGAGATCGAACGCGGCGACTTCGTCGCCCTGATGGGGCCCTCCGGCTCCGGCAAGACCACCCTGCTCAATCTGATCGGCGGCCTGGACACCCCCAGCAGCGGCGAGATCGAGATCGAGGGCGAACGCATCGACCGCATGAGCGGCGGCCAGCTCTCCACCTGGCGCAGCCAGCACGTCGGCTTCGTGTTCCAGTTCTACAACCTCATGCCCATGCTCACCGCGCAGAAGAACGTGGAACTGCCGCTGCTGCTGACCAACCTCGGCGCCGCCCAACGCAAGCGCAATGCCGAGATCGCGCTGACCCTGGTCAACCTCGCCGACCGCCGCAGCCACCGCCCCAACGAACTGTCCGGCGGCCAGCAGCAGCGCGTGGCGATCGCCCGCGCCATCGTCTCCGACCCCACCTTCCTGATCTGCGACGAACCCACCGGCGACCTCGACCGCCACGCCGCCGAGGAGATCCTGCAGCTGCTGCAGCAACTCAATCGCGAACACGGCAAGACCATCATCATGGTCACCCACGACCCCAAGGCCGCCGAGTACGCCAGCCACACCGTGCACCTGGACAAGGGCGAACTGGCCGACGCGCCGCTCTCGGCGCATTGAATCGGCCGCCGACGCGCGCACCCCGCGCATCGGCATCCCGTCCCCTGGAGGATCGAACATGAAGTATTTCTCGTTGATCTGGGCGCAGCTGTTCCGCAGCAAGACCCGCACCCTGCTGACCCTGCTGTCGGTGGTGGCCGCGTTCCTGCTGTTCGGCATGCTCGACTCGGTGCGCGTGGCGTTCAATTCCGGCGGCAGCGTCGAAGGCGCCAACCGCCTGATCGTGTCCTCGCGGCTGTCGATCACCCAGTCGCTGCCGGTCAGCCTGCAATCGCAGATCGAATCGGTGCCCGGGGTGAAGAAGGTCACCTACGCCATGTGGTTCGGCGGCATCTACCAGGACCCGAAGAACTTCTTCCCCAATTTCTCGGTGGCGCCGAACTTCTTCGACGTCTACAGCGAATACGACGTGCCGCCGGCGCAGCTCAAGGCGTTCCGCGAGACCCGCACCGCCGCGGCGGTGGGCGCGGCGCTGGCCAAGAAGCACGGCTGGAAGATCGGCGACACCATCCCGCTGCAGGCCACCATCTTCCCGCGCGGCGGCAGCAACGACTGGCCGCTGACCCTGACCACCATCTTCAAGGTCAAGGACCAGAAGAACGTGCAGGCCGAAAACCAGTTGATGATGAACTGGAAGTACTTCGATGAGTCCAACGACTACATCAAGAACAAGGTCAGCTGGTACACGGTGCAGTTGGGCAACGCCGACCAGGCCTCGCGGGTGGCGCAGGCGATCGATGCCTTGTCGCTCAACTCCGACCACGAGACCAAGAGCCAGACCGAGGCCGCGTTTTCGCAGGCCTTCGCCAAGCAATTCGCCGACATCGGCCTGATCGTCACCGCGATCATGGCCGCGGTGTTCTTCACCCTGCTGCTGCTGACCGGCAACACCATGGCGCAGGCGGTGCGCGAGCGCATCCCGGAACTGGCGGTGCTCAAGACCCTCGGCTTCCGCGACGGCACCGTGCTGACCCTGGTGATGGTGGAGTCGGTGCTGCTGATCGTGCTCGGCGGCCTGATCGGCATGGGCCTGGCGGCGCTGATCATCCCCGGCGTGGCCGCGGCCAGTGGCGGCATGATGCCGATGCGCAGCGTGCCGGGGCAGACCTGGCTGGTGGCGCTGGGGCTGATGGTCGCCATCGGCATCGTGGTCGGCCTGCTGCCGGCGCTGCGCGCGCAACGGCTGAAGATCGTGGACGCGCTGGCCGGGCGCTGAGCCCGCCGCCGCACCGCTCCCTTTCGCATATTCGGAAGACGCCCTGATGAAACTCAAACTCTGGCTGGGAAACCTGCTCTCGCTGCTGTTGCTCGGCCTCGGGCTGGCGCTGTGGATCGCCCTGCCCTGGTACGGCGTGCTCGCACTGGCGCTCGGCGTGGCGCTGTGGCTGCTGCTGACCCGCGGCGGCCGCCTGGCGCTGGCCGCCACCCGCATCGGCGTGGCCAGCCTGCCGCAGCGCTGGGGCGCCTCATCGGTGATCGTGGTCGGCATCGCCGGCGTGGTCGGCGTGCTGGTGGCGATGCTGGCGATGGGCGAAGGCTTCCAGGCCACGCTCAGCAGCACCGGCGACGACACCACCGCCATCGTGCTGCGCGGCGGCTCCGGCGCCGAGACCAATTCGGTGATCACCCGCGACCAGG
This window contains:
- a CDS encoding catalase family peroxidase, whose amino-acid sequence is MSLPDPTSPPPRPRPLWPLATIAAIAATLAAAFAWSAGWLGGPQRLTAQRMTDAIEAGGPPHPGFRRAHSKGMCVSGHFEGNGQARALSSARVFTQTAAPVLGRMSIGGGDPHGADASARVRSMALLLRSDDGQQWRTAMNSFPFFVVATPDGFMAQTLTAQPDPATGKPDPAKMAAFLQRYPEAKKFQQWAKTAPWSDSWANTQYNGVNAFRFIAADGSSRFVRWSMRPQTPFKELSAAQRVQADADFLGEDLQARLARGPLRWDLVLTVAAPGDPVNDPSQPWPQDRQQVVAGTLVIDHAEPQASGPCRDLNYDPLILPRGIAGSDDPILAARSAVYSQSFNRREREIGRGQAPEATGQARGGAQ
- a CDS encoding cytochrome b; protein product: MSRANASGHFNLTARVLHWLMAAMILTMLFVGVGMVASVSQRPWLLDLHRPLGIAIGLLAIVRLGNRLRHRPPPLPADLPWWQKSAALASHWLLYALMLAMPLLGWSLLSAGGYPIVLWPGVQLPPIAPHSPALYAWLRSAHGWLAYLLFATVLGHLCAALFHAWVRRDGVFSSMARGGRVAERPREET
- a CDS encoding ThuA domain-containing protein — encoded protein: MTWLRVLCLGWSLWLAWLWPAAVARAADGQFKVLVAAIPNTYHHDYIPVAKPRFEAMARQHYFELVWAWNAEAFEGDLSQYAAIVLLNTPATDLNPAQRANFQKYVRGGGGVVAVHKAFAIARGQWDWYDRMIGRSFRTHPYLQTAMVDVVDRNFPATAGLPQRWLWSDEWYEYDPPYSDDLVTLLTVDETSYDPTLIWPGQVAKGMGTPHPVAWYHRFDGGRVFATALGHQAEAYNDARYLEHLYGGIYWAATGRGIADETATPAARPR
- the fhuE gene encoding ferric-rhodotorulic acid/ferric-coprogen receptor FhuE; the encoded protein is MTRVLPRLPRRSALAAACLIAALPALAAEAAADSAADSDVTTLDKISVKGERAEGYSVRKTTAGTRFELAPREIPQSVSIISHQRIEDQGLDDIIDVLANTTGVSSTQSDSERTEFYARGFYIDNYQFDGIPTTMVQNWSYGDSGLDLALYDRVEVVRGATGLMTGAGNPSASVNLVRKHADSAELTGSVSVNVGSWGRTRSTVDVTTPLNASGSVRARVIGSYLDTDAEMDRYQQRKTLGYAVIDADLSPDTQLSVGYDYQHKKATGVTWGGFPMWFSDGSPTDYPTSFNPSPDWTYWDTTSKRAFATLQHRFGNGWQVNVGATHDRTDADDKLFYPFFGAGFDKAGGGGIVPMAGYYNTERKVDGVDGYVDGPFQLFGREHQFMAGASYNRREFANHGDFQTGWAPLDNYLAWNGSFPQPNWLDTLPLQSRGSITQKAGYAATRLSLAEPLKLILGARYTDWRSAGEGADRSHEVTTPYAGLVYAIDADWSAYASYTEIFQPQTARDRNDRYLDPVEGKSYEVGIKRAWFDDRLNAALSVFRIEQDNVAQLTNEPIPGRPGEFASVAARGTVSRGVEFELNGELAPGWNGSLGASRYVAKDASGADINTQLPQTTLKLYTSYTPRTLSELTFGGGVNWQNRIYYVDATYGRFEQEAYALVSAFARYRLADNVTVQANLNNLLDKKYYTQIYGYGAWGETRGGSLTFTWSF
- a CDS encoding response regulator transcription factor, coding for MIRLVLAEDQAMVRGALGALLGLEADLAVVASAADGEAAWRALQAHRPDLLVTDIEMPGLSGLELAQRVQRQQLPIRVVIVTTFARPGFLRRALDAGVGGYLLKDAPPERLVDAIRQVHRGGRAIDPELALEAWSEADPLNDRERQVLRLAGEGASAGDIAAQLGLSHGTVRNYLSEAIGKLGVGNRIEAARLARQKGWL